In a genomic window of Nostoc sp. UHCC 0870:
- the sufR gene encoding iron-sulfur cluster biosynthesis transcriptional regulator SufR, with product MATTQQSSTKQEILEYLLKHSQATAFDLAEMLDVSPQAIRRHLKDLEAEELIVYSTTVQAGMGRPQHIYQLSRQGRDRLHKSASDRHGDFAVSLLDTLAETMGHEQFKSILQKQWERKAQEYCDRVGNGSLQERVANLVELRKAEGFMAEYHPVDSPDSIEEERFIFIEHNCAISNVAESFPSVCGHELEMFAAILPDCTVERTHWLINGEHRCGYLVQARK from the coding sequence ATGGCGACTACTCAGCAGTCCTCAACTAAGCAAGAGATCCTAGAGTATCTCCTAAAACACTCCCAGGCGACGGCCTTTGATCTGGCAGAAATGTTAGATGTCAGCCCCCAAGCGATTCGTCGTCATCTCAAAGATTTGGAGGCGGAAGAGTTAATTGTCTACTCAACCACTGTACAAGCTGGGATGGGGCGACCACAACACATTTATCAATTAAGTCGTCAAGGACGCGATCGCCTGCACAAATCAGCTAGCGATCGCCACGGTGATTTTGCCGTTTCCCTGCTTGACACCTTAGCCGAAACAATGGGACACGAGCAATTCAAGTCCATTTTACAGAAACAGTGGGAACGCAAAGCCCAAGAATATTGCGATCGCGTCGGTAATGGTTCACTCCAAGAACGGGTAGCGAATTTAGTCGAACTGCGAAAAGCTGAAGGTTTCATGGCGGAATATCACCCTGTAGATTCCCCTGACTCAATAGAAGAGGAACGGTTTATCTTCATAGAACATAATTGTGCAATCTCTAACGTGGCTGAGTCATTCCCCAGCGTGTGCGGACATGAACTAGAAATGTTTGCGGCTATTCTCCCAGACTGTACAGTTGAGCGTACCCATTGGCTAATCAACGGCGAACATCGTTGCGGCTATCTAGTCCAAGCCCGCAAATAA
- the sufB gene encoding Fe-S cluster assembly protein SufB, which produces MSATVKTLVNQPYKYGFVTDIEADTIPRGLNEDVVRMISAKKNEPEFMLEFRLRAYRQWLKMTEPTWPSVTYPPIDYQNIIYYSAPKKQKAKLNSLDEVDPTLLETFEKLGISLSEQKRLANVAVDAIFDSVSVATTFKEKLAEDGVIFCSISEALQEHPELIKKYLGSVVPIADNYFAALNAAVFSDGSFVYIPKGVKCPMELSTYFRINSGDTGQFERTLIVAEEGSYVSYLEGCTAPMYDSNQLHAAVVELVALDNAEIKYSTVQNWYAGDANGKGGIYNFVTKRGLCQGVNSKISWTQVETGSAITWKYPSCVLVGDNSVGEFYSVALTNNMQQADTGTKMIHIGKNTRSTIISKGISAGNSSNSYRGLVKINPKADGARNYSQCDSMLIGDNAHANTFPYIQVQNNTGKVEHEASTSKIGEDQLFYFAQRGISPEDAISMMISGFCKDVFNQLPMEFAVEADKLLSLKLEGSVG; this is translated from the coding sequence ATGAGTGCTACTGTCAAAACCTTAGTCAACCAACCCTACAAGTACGGCTTTGTCACTGATATAGAAGCCGACACGATTCCGCGTGGACTAAACGAGGATGTTGTCCGCATGATCTCCGCGAAGAAGAATGAACCGGAATTCATGCTGGAGTTTCGTCTCAGAGCTTACCGCCAGTGGCTAAAAATGACCGAGCCAACTTGGCCAAGCGTCACCTATCCACCTATCGACTATCAGAATATTATCTATTATTCTGCACCAAAAAAGCAGAAAGCAAAACTCAACAGCTTAGATGAAGTAGATCCTACCCTCTTAGAAACCTTCGAGAAGTTAGGCATTTCCTTATCTGAACAGAAACGTCTCGCCAACGTTGCGGTAGATGCGATTTTTGATAGTGTTTCCGTCGCCACCACCTTCAAGGAAAAACTCGCCGAAGATGGTGTAATCTTCTGCTCAATTTCCGAAGCACTGCAAGAACACCCAGAATTAATCAAAAAATATCTGGGTAGTGTTGTCCCCATTGCTGATAATTACTTCGCCGCCCTCAATGCGGCGGTTTTTAGTGATGGTTCTTTTGTCTATATTCCTAAAGGCGTAAAATGCCCGATGGAATTGTCTACCTACTTCCGCATCAACTCCGGTGACACGGGACAATTTGAACGGACTTTGATTGTGGCTGAAGAAGGTAGCTACGTTTCCTACTTGGAAGGTTGTACCGCGCCGATGTACGATAGCAACCAACTCCACGCGGCTGTAGTGGAACTCGTCGCCCTCGACAACGCCGAGATTAAATACTCCACCGTTCAAAACTGGTACGCCGGTGATGCTAACGGGAAAGGCGGGATTTATAACTTCGTCACCAAGCGCGGTTTGTGTCAAGGTGTGAACTCCAAAATTTCTTGGACACAAGTTGAAACTGGTTCAGCCATAACTTGGAAATATCCCAGCTGCGTATTAGTGGGTGATAACTCCGTTGGTGAATTCTACTCGGTGGCGTTGACAAACAATATGCAGCAAGCCGACACCGGGACAAAAATGATTCACATCGGTAAGAACACCCGCAGCACAATTATCTCTAAAGGAATCTCCGCAGGTAATTCTAGTAATAGTTACCGGGGTTTGGTGAAAATTAATCCCAAAGCTGACGGGGCGCGTAACTATTCTCAGTGTGACTCGATGTTAATTGGGGATAATGCCCACGCCAATACTTTCCCTTATATTCAAGTGCAGAATAATACTGGGAAGGTGGAACATGAAGCTTCTACTTCCAAAATTGGGGAAGATCAGCTATTTTACTTCGCTCAACGCGGCATTTCGCCGGAAGATGCAATTTCGATGATGATTAGCGGCTTCTGTAAAGATGTCTTTAATCAGCTACCAATGGAATTTGCGGTGGAAGCTGATAAATTATTGAGCCTGAAATTAGAAGGTAGCGTAGGTTAA
- the sufC gene encoding Fe-S cluster assembly ATPase SufC has product MIVENSAVILSVKDLTAEVDGTPILKGVNLEVRAGEVHAIMGPNGSGKSTFSKVLSGHPAYTVTGGEIIFQGQNLLELEPEERARAGVFLAFQYPLEIPGVSNLDFLRVAYNSRRKAQGLEELDAFDFDDLIEERLDVVKMNPAFLNRSLNEGFSGGEKKRNEILQMALLEPKLAILDETDSGLDIDALKIVANGVNQLTNPENATIMITHYQRLLDYIIPDFVHVMARGQIITSGGKELALELESRGYDWLLEETAVEVGV; this is encoded by the coding sequence ATGATTGTTGAAAATAGTGCAGTTATTTTGTCGGTGAAGGATTTGACGGCTGAGGTTGATGGTACTCCGATTCTGAAGGGTGTGAATTTGGAAGTTCGGGCTGGTGAGGTTCACGCCATTATGGGGCCGAATGGTTCTGGGAAGAGTACCTTTTCTAAGGTTTTGTCGGGACATCCGGCTTATACTGTGACTGGCGGGGAGATAATTTTTCAAGGGCAAAATTTACTGGAACTAGAACCGGAGGAACGGGCTAGGGCTGGTGTGTTTTTGGCGTTCCAATATCCTTTGGAAATTCCCGGTGTGAGTAATTTGGATTTCTTGCGGGTGGCTTATAATTCTCGTCGCAAGGCTCAAGGTTTGGAAGAGTTAGATGCTTTCGATTTTGATGACTTGATTGAGGAAAGGTTGGATGTGGTGAAGATGAATCCCGCTTTCCTGAATCGTAGTCTGAATGAAGGGTTTTCTGGCGGGGAGAAAAAGCGCAATGAAATTTTGCAGATGGCTTTGCTAGAACCGAAGTTGGCAATTTTGGATGAGACGGATTCGGGCTTAGATATTGATGCGCTGAAAATTGTGGCTAATGGGGTAAATCAACTGACTAACCCGGAAAATGCCACGATTATGATTACTCACTATCAACGGTTACTCGACTATATTATCCCTGACTTTGTACACGTCATGGCACGGGGACAAATTATCACCAGTGGCGGTAAAGAATTAGCTCTGGAATTAGAATCTCGCGGTTATGACTGGCTGTTAGAAGAAACTGCGGTTGAGGTGGGTGTGTAA
- the sufD gene encoding Fe-S cluster assembly protein SufD: MSSKVSPSSIPNSEAVSLTSTLLDRDADLVALLNQVSAPVSTGWLQELRERAANWVRHATIPTTREEEWRFTDLSALRQVTFHHVETLPAKSPDIAALTLPEAGNSRLVFVNGVFVPGLSAVAELPTGIVVGNLATLPVTEQERVQQHLAQAEGALEVFTALNTAGISDVAVVLVAKNVVVDTPIHLLFISVAGETATISQPRCLVVAESGSQVNLIEEFVANPQGEEQVYLTNAVTEIAIADNAHVSHIRIEQESKQAFHIGKTAVTQARYSRYTCHAISLGGKISRHNLEILQTGEQTETTLNGLTMIAGNQLGDTHSAIALNHPYGTSKQLHKCIVGDRAHAVFNGKVFVPKPAQLTDAAQLNRNLLLSSKARVDTKPQLEITADNVKCAHGATVSQLEDDEIFYLQSRGIDANDARKLLVNAFATEIINQIPVSSLRDRLLNTVTNFKSLTNN, encoded by the coding sequence ATGTCTAGTAAAGTTTCTCCTAGTTCTATACCTAACTCGGAAGCTGTGAGTTTGACATCTACTCTGTTAGATAGAGATGCTGATTTGGTGGCTTTGTTAAATCAGGTGAGTGCGCCAGTTAGTACAGGGTGGTTACAGGAATTGCGCGAACGTGCAGCTAATTGGGTACGTCATGCAACTATTCCTACTACCCGTGAAGAAGAATGGCGGTTTACTGATTTGTCAGCCTTGCGTCAGGTAACATTCCATCATGTAGAGACTTTACCAGCAAAGTCTCCCGACATCGCGGCGTTAACATTACCGGAAGCGGGTAATAGTCGGTTAGTATTTGTCAATGGTGTTTTTGTGCCGGGTTTATCAGCAGTTGCAGAGTTACCGACTGGTATAGTTGTAGGTAATTTAGCTACTTTACCTGTAACCGAGCAAGAGCGTGTACAACAACATTTAGCCCAAGCTGAGGGAGCATTAGAAGTATTTACAGCCCTCAACACGGCGGGAATATCTGATGTAGCAGTCGTATTGGTGGCAAAAAACGTAGTCGTTGATACACCCATTCATCTGTTATTTATTTCGGTTGCAGGTGAAACTGCGACTATTTCCCAACCCCGATGTTTGGTGGTGGCGGAAAGTGGTTCACAGGTAAATCTAATTGAAGAGTTTGTCGCTAACCCCCAAGGGGAAGAGCAAGTTTACCTCACCAATGCAGTTACGGAAATTGCGATCGCAGACAATGCCCATGTGAGTCATATTAGAATTGAGCAAGAAAGTAAACAGGCTTTTCATATTGGGAAAACTGCCGTTACTCAAGCTCGTTACAGTCGCTATACTTGTCACGCCATCTCATTGGGTGGGAAAATATCACGGCATAACTTAGAGATTTTGCAAACTGGCGAACAAACCGAAACCACCCTCAACGGTTTGACAATGATTGCAGGCAACCAATTAGGAGATACTCACAGTGCGATCGCACTCAATCATCCCTATGGTACAAGCAAGCAATTACATAAATGTATTGTAGGCGATCGCGCTCACGCAGTCTTCAACGGTAAAGTCTTCGTACCCAAACCAGCCCAACTAACCGACGCAGCCCAATTAAACCGTAACTTGCTGCTATCATCAAAAGCCAGAGTTGACACCAAACCCCAACTAGAAATCACCGCCGACAACGTAAAATGCGCTCACGGTGCAACAGTCAGCCAGTTAGAAGATGATGAAATATTCTATCTCCAAAGCCGGGGTATTGATGCCAACGACGCGCGGAAGCTATTAGTTAACGCCTTCGCCACCGAAATCATCAACCAAATCCCAGTCTCATCATTGAGAGACAGAT